One window from the genome of Cricetulus griseus strain 17A/GY chromosome 2, alternate assembly CriGri-PICRH-1.0, whole genome shotgun sequence encodes:
- the LOC113834428 gene encoding MLV-related proviral Env polyprotein-like, protein MDRTPHSKSFKDKTLSYTLLLIGCLFTPHVATNPHRVYNITWKIANLGTGEIANLSTYIGTLHDGFPPLYVDLCDLVGSDWDPSDQEPFPGYGCHHPGGRIGTRSKDFYVCPGHKPTHGCGGPQEGYCARWGCETTGEAYWKPSSSWDFITLKRREIPGYAGKGPWRCGQRACGPCYDSAGGGGFQGATPGGKCNPLILRFTDAGKRTTWDSPKVWGLRLHRAGKDPVTLFSLYRQITPLSQQSVGPNIVIADQRSPTHFQVPKPPTVPKAITPTPGAVTFSPTPDALNIEITRDPPGTRDRLLQLIQGVYQALNFSDPNKTQECWLCLVSRPPYYEGVAILGNYSNQTSAPTSCGAAMQHKLTISEVSGKGLCIGRIPSSHQELCNQVEPLSQDSRYLVAPYGTYWACSTGLTPCVSTTVLNTTIDFCILIELWPKVTYHQPEYVYSVLEKSTRYKREPISFTVALLLGGITVGGIAAGIGTGTVALQGINHFKLLQQAMHTDIQVLEESVSALEKSLTSLSEVVLQNRRGLDLLFLQEGGLCAALKEECCFYADHTGIVRDSMAKLRERLKQRQQLFESQQGWFEGWFAKSPWLTTLISTLMGPLVILFLILIFGPCILNKLTQFIRERLSVVQALVLTQQYHQLKQIDPEYLETSE, encoded by the coding sequence ATGGACCGCACACCGCACTCAAAATCCTTTAAAGATAAGACTCTCTCGTACACCCTCCTGTTGATTGGTTGTCTGTTTACCCCCCATGTAGCAACTAACCCCCACAGGGTTTATAATATCACCTGGAAAATAGCCAATCTAGGGACCGGGGAAATAGCCAACCTCAGCACTTATATAGGGACTCTACATGATGGGTTCCCTCCTCTCTATGTCGACCTATGTGACTTAGTAGGGTCTGATTGGGATCCCTCTGACCAGGAACCATTCCCAGGGTACGGATGCCACCACCCTGGGGGAAGGATAGGAACAAGAAGCAAGGATTTTTATGTTTGCCCCGGCCATAAACCAACTCATGGCTGCGGGGGGCCGCAGGAAGGGTACTGTGCAAGATGGGGATGTGAAACCACAGGGGAGGCTTACTGGAAACCCTCTTCCTCTTGGGATTTCATCACTCTCAAACGGAGGGAGATCCCAGGGTACGCAGGGAAAGGACCATGGAGATGTGGGCAAAGAGCCTGCGGACCTTGTTATGATAGTGCCGGAGGGGGAGGTTTTCAAGGCGCCACCCCCGGAGGAAAATGCAACCCTCTCATCCTAAGGTTCACAGATGCTGGAAAAAGAACTACTTGGGATAGTCCTAAGGTCTGGGGACTCAGGCTGCACCGAGCAGGGAAAGATCCGGTGACTTTATTCTCCCTGTACAGACAAATTACTCCCCTAAGCCAACAATCAGTCGGGCCAAACATAGTAATAGCGGACCAGAGATCCCCAACCCATTTTCAAGTCCCTAAACCCCCTACCGTTCCTAAAGCTATCACTCCTACACCAGGTGCTGTcaccttctcccccaccccagatgCCCTAAACATCGAGATAACCAGAGACCCTCCAGGTACCAGAGATAGATTATTACAATTAATCCAAGGAGTTTACCAAGCCTTAAATTTTTCAGACCCCAACAAGACTCAGGAATGCTGGTTATGCCTAGTTTCCCGGCCCCCATATTATGAAGGCGTGGCAATACTGGGCAACTACTCCAACCAGACCTCAGCACCTACCAGTTGCGGAGCTGCTATGCAGCACAAGCTCACAATATCTGAGGTCTCAGGAAAGGGGCTATGCATAGGCAGGATTCCTTCCTCACATCAAGAATTATGTAACCAAGTAGAGCCATTATCTCAGGACAGCCGATACCTTGTTGCCCCTTATGGAACTTATTGGGCTTGCAGTACTGGGTTGACTCCCTGTGTCTCTACCACTGTTCTCAACACCACCattgacttttgtatattgatagaACTTTGGCCCAAAGTCACATACCACCAACCTGAATATGTTTACAGCGTACTAGAGAAATCAACCCGATATAAGAGGGAGCCAATATCCTTTACCGTGGCCCTATTATTAGGAGGAATAACAGTGGGGGGCATAGCAGCCGGCATAGGGACCGGAACCGTTGCCCTACAGGGAATTAATCATTTTAAGCTTCTACAACAAGCCATGCACACGGATATCCAGGTCCTAGAAGAGTCAGTCAGTGCACTCGAGAAATCCTTAACATCACTCTCTGAGGTGGTCCTGCAGAACAGACGAggattagatttattatttttacaggaAGGGGGGCTATGTGCTGCCCTCAAGGAAGAATGCTGCTTTTATGCAGATCATACAGGAATAGTTAGGGATAGCATGGCCAAACTTAGGGAGAGGCTAAAACAGAGGCAACAGCTATTTGAGTCTCAACAAGGATGGTTCGAGGGATGGTTCGCTAAATCCCCCTGGTTGACTACCCTTATATCCACGCTCATGGGACCTCTGGTTATTCTATTTTTGATCCTCATATTTGGTCCCTGCATTCTGAACAAACTGACTCAATTCATCAGAGAACGACTATCTGTTGTACAGGCCTTAGTCTTAACTCAACAATATCATCAGCTAAAGCAAATAGATCCAGAGTATCTAGAGACCTCTGAATGA